One window from the genome of Nomascus leucogenys isolate Asia chromosome 12, Asia_NLE_v1, whole genome shotgun sequence encodes:
- the HPDL gene encoding 4-hydroxyphenylpyruvate dioxygenase-like protein, whose product MAAPPLRLCHIAFHVPAGQPLARDLQRLFGFQPLASREVDGWRQLALRSGDAVFLVNEGAGSGEPLYGLNPRHAVPSATNLCFDVADAGAATRELAALGCSVPVPPVRVRDAQGAATYAVVSSPAGNLSLTLLERAGYRGSFLPGFRPVSSAPGPGWVSRVDHLTLACTPGSSPTLLRWFHDCLGFCHLPLTPGEDPELGLEMTAGFGLGGLRLTALQAQRGSIVPTLVLAESLPGATTRQDQVEQFLARHKGPGLQHVGLYTPNIVEATEGVATAGGQFLAPPGAYYQQPGKERQIRAAGHEPHLLARQGILLDGDKGKFLLQVFTKSLFTEDTFFLELIQRQGATGFGQGNIRALWQSIQEQAARSQEA is encoded by the coding sequence ATGGCCGCGCCCCCCCTTCGTTTGTGCCACATCGCCTTCCACGTGCCCGCGGGGCAGCCCCTAGCCCGGGACCTGCAGCGCCTCTTCGGCTTCCAGCCCCTGGCTTCGCGGGAGGTGGACGGCTGGCGGCAGCTGGCCCTGCGCAGCGGCGACGCGGTCTTTTTGGTGAACGAGGGCGCAGGCTCTGGAGAGCCGCTCTACGGCCTGAACCCGCGTCATGCAGTGCCCAGCGCCACAAACCTGTGCTTCGACGTGGCGGACGCCGGCGCTGCAACCCGGGAGCTGGCAGCGTTGGGCTGCAGCGTGCCTGTCCCTCCCGTTCGCGTGCGGGACGCGCAGGGTGCCGCCACTTATGCCGTGGTCAGCTCGCCCGCCGGCAACCTCAGCCTAACCTTGCTGGAGCGCGCCGGCTACCGCGGATCCTTCCTACCCGGCTTCAGGCCCGTGTCCTCTGCGCCTGGCCCCGGGTGGGTCAGCCGCGTGGACCACCTGACCTTGGCCTGCACCCCCGGCAGCTCCCCCACACTTTTGCGCTGGTTCCACGACTGCCTGGGCTTTTGCCACTTGCCGCTGACCCCAGGTGAGGATCCCGAGCTGGGCCTCGAAATGACAGCAGGGTTTGGGCTTGGGGGACTGAGGCTTACAGCCCTGCAGGCCCAGCGGGGCAGCATTGTCCCCACTCTCGTGCTGGCTGAGTCCCTGCCGGGGGCGACCACACGACAGGACCAGGTGGAGCAGTTCCTGGCCCGGCACAAGGGGCCAGGCCTGCAGCACGTCGGGCTGTATACTCCTAACATTGTGGAGGCCACTGAGGGGGTGGCGACTGCTGGAGGCCAGTTCCTGGCTCCCCCTGGGGCATACTACCAGCAGCCAGGAAAAGAGAGGCAGATCCGAGCTGCAGGGCACGAGCCTCATCTGCTTGCTCGACAGGGGATCCTGCTAGATGGTGATAAAGGCAAGTTTCTGCTTCAGGTTTTCACCAAGTCCCTTTTTACTGAGGACACTTTCTTCTTGGAGCTGATTCAGAGGCAGGGGGCCACTGGCTTTGGTCAGGGCAACATCAGAGCTCTGTGGCAGTCCATACAGGAGCAAGCTGCCAGGAGCCAGGAAGCTTAA